From the Deltaproteobacteria bacterium genome, one window contains:
- a CDS encoding DUF58 domain-containing protein: protein MMRLQSRVWRLGLRSERFASAARKAREAVWRVADVRAISRSASPGEAERQTPDARRQTENATPETLFDADFLRKLERLRLIAKRLTFANAKGEHATSRRGFSLEFSDYRRYQHGDDLRYVDWNVYRRLDKLLLKIFTAEAELNVYLLVDTSLSMAQGAPTKLTYAKQVAAALGYIGLKNLDRVGGASFSAALHKPLTLGRGRQQILKLFGFLTRLSCGGETQLRAAVHSFTNLFRQPGFVIIVSDLFDPIGWRAALEELTNKKHQVLTIHIVDPQELSPEAYGDVALRDVENGRERKFFLDDTLIKRYREELERYFGEIEAVCAARHIDYLRTTTDVPFDDFVLQALRRVSSVK, encoded by the coding sequence ATGATGCGTTTGCAGTCTAGGGTCTGGCGTTTGGGGTTAAGATCCGAGCGATTTGCCAGTGCCGCGCGAAAGGCTCGAGAGGCGGTTTGGCGCGTCGCTGACGTTCGCGCGATCTCAAGGTCGGCGAGTCCGGGGGAAGCTGAACGCCAGACGCCAGACGCTAGACGACAGACAGAAAACGCCACACCCGAAACGCTTTTCGACGCCGACTTCCTGCGCAAACTCGAGCGCCTGCGCCTGATCGCCAAGCGGCTGACGTTCGCCAATGCCAAGGGTGAGCATGCGACCTCGCGCCGCGGTTTTAGCTTGGAGTTTTCCGATTACCGGCGCTATCAGCATGGCGACGATCTGCGCTACGTCGACTGGAACGTCTACCGGCGGCTGGACAAATTGTTGTTAAAGATCTTCACGGCTGAAGCAGAACTCAATGTTTATCTCTTGGTCGACACAAGTCTGTCGATGGCACAGGGTGCGCCAACGAAGCTTACCTACGCAAAACAGGTCGCCGCCGCATTGGGTTATATCGGCCTCAAGAACCTCGACCGCGTCGGCGGCGCGTCGTTTTCCGCTGCACTGCATAAGCCGCTGACGCTCGGACGGGGACGCCAGCAGATTCTTAAATTATTTGGTTTTCTGACGCGGCTTTCGTGCGGTGGTGAAACGCAGCTGCGCGCGGCGGTCCATTCGTTCACCAATCTTTTTCGGCAGCCAGGTTTTGTCATCATCGTCAGCGATTTGTTCGATCCCATCGGCTGGCGTGCGGCGCTGGAAGAGTTGACCAACAAAAAGCATCAAGTTTTGACGATTCACATCGTCGATCCACAGGAACTTTCGCCGGAGGCCTACGGCGACGTCGCGCTGCGCGATGTCGAGAACGGCCGCGAGCGCAAGTTTTTTCTCGATGACACATTGATAAAGCGCTACCGCGAGGAGTTGGAGCGCTATTTCGGCGAGATCGAAGCGGTGTGCGCGGCGCGGCATATCGACTACTTACGAACAACCACCGACGTGCCGTTCGATGACTTTGTTTTGCAGGCGCTGCGCCGCGTGAGCAGCGTGAAGTGA
- a CDS encoding acyl-CoA dehydrogenase: protein MDLKLNDDQNMLKKVTSDFIKSEAPSYTVTEWYRTKKFFIPELYKKTAEVGWLGMTVPDEFGGGGTAYTDCGVVFEELGRGPLPGPYFSSGVLAAEIVLAGGSDAQKKSLLPKICDGTSIVIPAISDDPIQFGPRSVETRLAPAASGFTLNGKKRFVFDGEAATSFICAAKTERGDVALALVDRNTPGVTVKPITGFMIGAAEVTFENVVVAANNLIGDWAVVDRALIKSLPMLCAYQVGACQEIFETTNEYTRTRIVFGQPIGRFQRVQDHCVDISIHLDGSRWTTYETLWKLDNGIDARASAHQAKSIASEGYYQTCHFAHMVWAGPGTDYKHPLMAHSVLANSLYQHLGTPLYHKRAMVDVLYPRA, encoded by the coding sequence ATGGATCTCAAACTCAACGACGATCAGAACATGTTAAAGAAGGTGACGTCGGATTTCATAAAGTCCGAGGCGCCGTCTTACACCGTTACGGAATGGTATCGGACTAAGAAGTTTTTTATTCCCGAGCTGTACAAAAAGACGGCGGAAGTCGGTTGGCTCGGCATGACCGTGCCTGATGAGTTTGGCGGCGGTGGGACGGCGTACACCGATTGCGGTGTCGTCTTCGAGGAATTGGGACGTGGGCCGCTGCCGGGGCCGTACTTTTCTTCGGGCGTGTTGGCGGCGGAGATTGTTCTTGCCGGCGGCTCGGACGCGCAAAAGAAATCGCTGCTGCCGAAAATCTGCGATGGCACCTCCATCGTTATTCCCGCGATCTCCGACGATCCGATTCAATTCGGGCCGCGCTCGGTAGAGACACGGCTTGCTCCTGCCGCCAGTGGCTTTACCCTCAACGGCAAAAAGCGCTTTGTCTTCGACGGCGAGGCGGCGACGAGTTTTATCTGTGCGGCCAAAACCGAGCGGGGTGACGTGGCGCTGGCGTTGGTCGATCGCAATACTCCTGGCGTTACCGTCAAGCCGATCACCGGTTTCATGATTGGGGCGGCGGAAGTGACTTTTGAAAATGTTGTGGTGGCGGCAAATAATTTGATCGGCGACTGGGCCGTGGTCGACCGCGCTTTGATCAAGTCCTTGCCGATGCTCTGTGCCTATCAGGTCGGCGCGTGCCAGGAGATTTTTGAGACGACCAACGAGTACACGCGCACGCGCATTGTTTTCGGCCAGCCGATTGGCCGCTTTCAACGGGTGCAGGATCACTGCGTCGATATCTCGATCCATCTCGACGGCTCGCGCTGGACCACCTATGAAACTCTTTGGAAGCTCGATAACGGCATCGACGCGCGCGCCAGCGCGCACCAGGCCAAGTCCATCGCCAGCGAAGGCTACTATCAAACTTGTCACTTTGCCCACATGGTGTGGGCTGGTCCGGGGACTGACTACAAGCACCCGCTGATGGCGCATAGCGTGTTGGCCAACTCGCTCTATCAGCACTTGGGCACGCCGTTGTATCACAAGCGCGCCATGGTCGATGTGTTGTATCCACGGGCTTAG
- a CDS encoding ABC transporter substrate-binding protein, with product MKMRNRLPFILLITCLFFATDRVHAQKLQQVRVALSTPTPHMAPLYVARDKKFYEKYGLDVQLILVNSGSLVAQMFQAGEIQFTANAPASLVSLAATGEKLSFFLGLSNTSPFSVITQPNIRRAQDLKGKKIGTARFGGSSHISALIAMESLGLDLKRDGITLIQTGVDPDRMVALENKAIDAGMLQRVATKVMTGKGYYNLLNMHAAKTPYQNTGLTVKKDYAAANPKIVDGFARATIDAYGYMFKKENKQAVKEVIAKSLRLPNVEAAEDFYLEAQDELDRKPYPSLEGFKIVIKYVAEQNPKAAAVKAEEIVDNSWLKKLDDEKYFDKVYGTK from the coding sequence TTGAAAATGCGAAATCGGCTGCCGTTTATTCTCCTAATAACCTGCTTGTTCTTTGCCACCGATCGCGTCCACGCCCAAAAGCTCCAACAGGTCCGCGTCGCTTTGTCGACGCCGACGCCGCATATGGCGCCGCTCTATGTCGCGCGCGACAAGAAGTTCTATGAGAAATATGGGCTCGATGTTCAATTGATTCTCGTCAACAGCGGCTCGCTGGTGGCGCAGATGTTTCAGGCGGGTGAAATCCAATTCACCGCCAATGCGCCGGCGTCGCTGGTGAGCCTGGCGGCGACGGGGGAGAAGTTGAGCTTCTTTTTGGGCTTGAGCAACACCTCGCCGTTTTCGGTGATAACCCAGCCCAACATTCGCCGGGCGCAGGATTTGAAGGGCAAGAAGATCGGCACGGCGCGTTTTGGCGGCTCGTCGCATATTTCGGCGCTGATTGCGATGGAAAGCCTCGGCCTCGACTTGAAACGAGATGGCATCACGCTGATTCAAACCGGTGTCGATCCCGATCGCATGGTCGCGCTGGAAAACAAAGCGATCGACGCCGGCATGCTGCAGCGGGTGGCGACCAAGGTGATGACCGGTAAGGGCTATTACAACTTGCTCAACATGCACGCCGCCAAGACGCCCTATCAAAATACCGGCCTTACGGTGAAGAAAGATTATGCGGCGGCCAATCCAAAAATCGTCGACGGGTTTGCCCGCGCGACCATCGATGCCTACGGCTACATGTTCAAGAAAGAAAACAAACAGGCTGTCAAAGAAGTGATTGCCAAAAGCCTGAGACTGCCCAACGTCGAGGCGGCTGAGGACTTTTATCTAGAGGCCCAAGACGAGCTCGACCGCAAGCCCTACCCGTCGCTAGAAGGGTTCAAGATCGTTATTAAATACGTTGCCGAGCAAAACCCCAAAGCGGCTGCGGTCAAGGCCGAAGAGATCGTCGACAACAGTTGGCTCAAGAAGCTCGATGATGAAAAATACTTCGATAAGGTGTATGGTACCAAGTAG
- a CDS encoding DMT family transporter: MEFSPQLVALASTAVYAAGNLYARVGLVHSTPLVVTLISLIVQTLIVWTILLFRGGIPSADPRALTVFVAVGVALPFVRWLSYTGLARIGSARSSSLRSTHPFFSAALAIAFLGEPARHNVMVGTVLIVAGIFITCWESREYRADSKPTDVLFPLSAAFFSGIIHPITRYALTVTNEPLLYSAVVGLSALLALSGYLLITGGIADIVWPNRRALRSFVTASLFETGGFLLFSAAVSLGPVVLIAPIMATTPMWVLLGSILLLRDLEKVTLRTVIGSCAVVGGTILLALNK; the protein is encoded by the coding sequence ATGGAATTCTCCCCTCAGCTAGTGGCTCTTGCCTCGACCGCCGTCTACGCCGCCGGCAACCTCTACGCCCGCGTTGGGCTGGTGCACTCGACGCCGCTGGTGGTCACACTGATTTCTTTGATCGTACAGACCCTCATCGTATGGACGATTCTGCTGTTCCGGGGCGGCATTCCCAGCGCCGATCCCCGCGCGTTGACGGTCTTCGTCGCGGTCGGCGTCGCGCTGCCTTTCGTGCGCTGGCTCAGTTACACGGGCCTCGCCCGCATCGGCTCGGCGCGCTCTTCGTCGCTGCGCTCGACACATCCATTTTTTAGTGCCGCCCTGGCGATCGCTTTCTTGGGCGAACCGGCGCGCCACAACGTCATGGTCGGCACCGTGCTGATTGTCGCCGGAATTTTTATTACCTGCTGGGAATCGCGAGAGTACCGCGCGGATAGTAAACCGACTGACGTGCTATTTCCTTTGTCGGCGGCGTTTTTCTCCGGCATCATCCATCCGATCACCCGCTACGCGTTGACCGTTACCAACGAACCGCTGCTTTACTCAGCCGTGGTCGGCCTGTCAGCTCTCCTCGCGTTGTCCGGCTATCTGCTGATCACGGGCGGCATAGCAGATATTGTCTGGCCCAACCGCCGTGCATTGCGCTCATTTGTCACCGCGAGTCTTTTCGAAACCGGCGGTTTTCTCCTCTTCAGCGCTGCCGTTAGTCTCGGCCCGGTGGTGCTAATCGCGCCGATCATGGCAACCACACCCATGTGGGTGCTGCTCGGCTCGATCCTGCTCCTGCGCGACCTCGAAAAAGTCACGCTGCGCACGGTCATCGGCAGCTGCGCCGTGGTCGGCGGCACGATCCTGCTGGCGTTGAACAAGTAG
- a CDS encoding MoxR family ATPase, with amino-acid sequence MESVQDIESRMERARAAFDQVKAELARVIVGHEELIEQVFIALVCGGHCLLEGVPGLGKTLMVRSLGEILSLSFSRVQFTPDLMPADITGTNVLTDDPSGRKVFEFQRGPVFAHIVLADEINRATPKTQSALLEAMQEQSVTVGGKVHRLENPFMVLATQNPIEMEGTYPLPEAQVDRFFFKLLLQYPSREELSRIADLTTAAAPAALREVLDGATILAMRQWVRDVPIAEVVKDYAVRLVLATHALQSNGNGVNGAAQKYVQYGSSPRGLQSTILAAKARALFAGRPNVSFDDIRIMLLPSLRHRLILNLEADAEGVNAEKILGEVIEQTKEVE; translated from the coding sequence ATGGAATCCGTTCAAGATATCGAATCGCGCATGGAGCGCGCGCGGGCGGCGTTCGATCAAGTCAAGGCCGAGCTGGCGCGGGTCATCGTTGGCCATGAAGAGTTGATCGAGCAGGTATTTATCGCGCTGGTCTGCGGCGGCCATTGTTTGCTCGAAGGCGTGCCGGGTTTGGGCAAGACGCTGATGGTGCGCAGTTTGGGCGAAATTCTTAGCCTGAGTTTTTCTCGCGTACAGTTCACGCCCGATCTGATGCCCGCCGACATCACCGGTACAAACGTACTGACCGACGATCCCTCCGGGCGAAAGGTTTTCGAATTCCAGCGCGGGCCGGTGTTTGCGCATATCGTGTTGGCCGACGAGATCAACCGGGCGACGCCGAAGACCCAGTCGGCTTTGCTCGAAGCGATGCAAGAGCAGAGCGTCACCGTCGGCGGCAAGGTGCATCGCTTGGAAAATCCTTTCATGGTGCTGGCGACGCAGAACCCGATCGAAATGGAAGGCACCTACCCGCTGCCGGAAGCCCAAGTAGACCGGTTCTTTTTCAAACTCTTGCTGCAATATCCCAGTCGCGAGGAGCTGAGCCGCATCGCCGACTTGACCACGGCGGCGGCGCCGGCGGCGCTGCGCGAAGTGCTCGATGGCGCGACCATTCTGGCAATGCGCCAATGGGTGCGCGATGTGCCCATCGCCGAAGTGGTTAAGGACTACGCGGTGCGTTTGGTGCTGGCAACCCACGCGCTGCAGTCCAACGGCAACGGTGTCAATGGCGCGGCGCAAAAATATGTTCAGTATGGCTCGAGCCCGCGCGGCTTGCAGAGCACTATCCTCGCGGCCAAAGCGCGCGCGCTGTTTGCCGGACGGCCGAATGTTTCGTTCGACGATATTCGCATCATGCTGCTGCCGAGCCTGCGCCATCGCTTGATCTTGAATTTGGAAGCTGACGCCGAGGGCGTCAACGCGGAGAAAATTCTCGGCGAAGTGATCGAGCAGACCAAGGAAGTGGAATGA
- the greA gene encoding transcription elongation factor GreA yields MTTKGYQFLLEELKRLKTVERPRNIRDIEEARSHGDLSENAEFHAAKERQSLLDFQIRECEDKIARAQVIDITKLSGDKVVFGATVSLEDGATGDKVVYKIVGDHEAEPKNGKISISSPIARALIGKSEGDEVQVRTPTGVRTFDILSVDYVE; encoded by the coding sequence ATGACCACCAAAGGCTACCAGTTCCTGTTGGAAGAATTGAAGCGTTTAAAAACCGTCGAGCGGCCGCGCAACATCCGTGACATCGAAGAAGCGCGCAGTCACGGCGATCTCTCGGAAAATGCCGAGTTTCACGCCGCCAAAGAACGGCAGTCGCTGCTCGATTTTCAGATCCGCGAGTGCGAAGACAAGATCGCGCGCGCGCAGGTGATCGATATCACCAAGCTCTCCGGCGACAAAGTCGTCTTTGGTGCGACGGTGTCGCTGGAAGATGGTGCAACCGGCGACAAGGTGGTATACAAAATTGTCGGCGATCACGAAGCGGAACCGAAGAACGGCAAGATTTCGATCAGCTCTCCCATCGCCCGCGCCTTGATCGGCAAGAGCGAGGGGGACGAAGTTCAGGTCCGCACTCCCACGGGCGTCCGTACTTTCGATATCCTCAGTGTCGACTATGTAGAGTAA
- a CDS encoding DUF2007 domain-containing protein, with product MTKVYSTKDLLMIAHLKNVLASYGIRCITRKTDLISAAGEIPPTECWPELWVIDDNKALKAKAILKKTLAPIASVKKPWHCVACNEVIEGQFLECWKCGRSREAKKRPSAKVVPISRAQRKP from the coding sequence ATGACCAAAGTTTACAGCACCAAGGATCTCTTGATGATCGCCCATCTGAAGAACGTGCTGGCGAGCTACGGCATTCGGTGCATTACCAGGAAGACCGACTTGATCAGCGCCGCGGGCGAAATTCCGCCCACTGAATGTTGGCCCGAGTTGTGGGTGATCGATGATAACAAGGCGCTTAAAGCGAAGGCGATCTTGAAGAAAACGCTGGCGCCCATCGCTTCGGTAAAGAAACCTTGGCACTGCGTTGCTTGCAATGAAGTGATCGAAGGCCAGTTTTTGGAATGTTGGAAGTGCGGCCGCAGCCGCGAGGCCAAAAAGAGACCATCGGCCAAAGTCGTGCCCATTTCCCGCGCGCAGCGCAAGCCTTAG
- a CDS encoding 4,5-dioxygenase — MGDRVIKGYHAHIYYDPKTTRDAATRVRAGLAQFNVQLGSWHDEPVGPHLDAMYQAVFSPDEFGKVVPWLMLNREGLSVLVHPSTGDGYGDHMVRSLWLGDRLKLNEAVLRRHAQ, encoded by the coding sequence ATGGGCGACCGAGTCATAAAAGGCTATCACGCGCACATCTATTACGATCCGAAAACGACGCGCGACGCCGCCACCCGGGTGCGAGCGGGGCTGGCACAGTTTAACGTCCAATTGGGCAGCTGGCATGACGAGCCGGTGGGGCCGCACCTGGATGCCATGTACCAGGCAGTTTTTTCACCCGACGAGTTCGGCAAAGTTGTCCCATGGCTGATGCTCAACCGGGAGGGGTTGTCGGTGCTGGTTCATCCCTCCACCGGCGACGGCTATGGCGACCACATGGTGCGCTCGCTTTGGCTCGGCGATCGACTGAAGTTGAACGAAGCGGTGTTGCGCCGCCACGCCCAGTAA
- a CDS encoding VWA domain-containing protein: MLWGVPYALLLLAGALPLIVFLHSLKPKGPKLSTSTLFIWERLLKEQPLGTRLGWLLKKNLLLILQLLAAAALIAALADPALLHLAPTSGDMVVVLDLSASMKAKGKSGTRFDAARKEFAALVDSLSSGRKMMVIGAGAEPRLIVPFTSDTRRLRDIAKSINATDAPGRVKDAILFAHAFLKRGSPDQVVVISDGAFTGAEEFTRPAVHLRLIKVDAGKPQPANVGIVGFEVRRHPEQAAAEIMVHLRNYTTQTVRGPLALKLGDKEILRETVEIGAEQRRVLIYPANGSLSGNLTGSLVARLEIDDDFPTDNQAYLALNDRAPLRLLYVGPGNPLLSNLLRFFSHVQVTTTQSWEAAPENSHYDVMIFDRVPVPPSVQGNVILIDTVPAQGPIRANGKIANPGAPVLAAKHPVAESLSLGDLHVQEMSRLTVGGEATVIARAGGNPLLVALDQGKLRALILGFDLAASDLPLRIAFPVLFHNALEWFQPQRREFPAESTQAGAPFVLRLPAGDSDVELLTPAGKKERLKIAASPFVFADTFEAGFYEYKSSGRTGRLAVNLLDENESQIAAPPQLHPQPGASHAQSTAQNETGWPLWPSLLVATIVLLFIEWILAWRTRLPLYPALLRAGALAALLIAWINPKLFSSVDALDVILSVDLSRSVGQEAREKALAVLESVNREKNPHTRTGLLGFGRAPEWEFLPKQTPPASDFGAPLDREETDLQAALQAAVAQVGEGRQGRILLISDGNENRGAALRAAPLLRAQGTQIWTLPASLARGRNEVYLSDFTLPQQVDSAEGFAVEGKIESGRAAPARVRLLRDGKLVHEKEIELKPGNNTVSFRESLTQRGNHSYELTVESADDTLAENNLLQGVVEVKGPPRVLLVSSEKESQGVLARVLRVQGYAVVESTPATARLTLAELAAFDLLVLDNVPAFQLTHAKLENVEKYVRDLGGGLLVVGGSQSYGAGGYYRTPLERILPVDMRPPARLDLPHVALLFVLDKSGSMGAGPEGGTKLDLAKAAALAAADIMSPTDQVGILAFDAKWDWALPFRQVGKGEWITEKLAGVQSDGGTDMYKAMVEAARVMATKQAAIKHVIALSDGLTDKADFNALIAKMARDGVTVSTVSVGNDADVALMAEIAKLGKGRGYVALDPQTVPQIFTTETLLISRDLLIEKSVAPTVVAGDGPLKGIAPNSIPPLRGYVLTYPKNRAELLMKADKDPLLASWRYGLGRVTAFTSDLSGRWGKEWVSWPALPQWASQLSRDAMRKLLDTRMRTEFHPDGEAVKVVTDLVTKDGKFLNQLNLKASIASPNRATQEQRLQQSAPGRYEGKFTPAQRGVHFLTLYAEGQAGAAPLQVATVPYIAPYPREYRELKPNLSLLSRLAEETGGELLDAEKYEAGLQRLYTPTPGKGTQGQATWWPLAALGLGLFLVDLILRSLPARPMRA, translated from the coding sequence ATGCTTTGGGGAGTCCCATACGCTCTCTTGTTACTCGCCGGCGCGCTGCCGCTGATCGTCTTTCTCCATAGTCTCAAACCCAAGGGGCCCAAGCTTTCCACCAGCACGCTGTTCATCTGGGAACGGTTGTTGAAAGAGCAGCCGCTTGGCACGCGGCTGGGTTGGCTGCTGAAAAAAAATCTGTTGCTGATCTTGCAGCTGCTGGCTGCCGCCGCGCTGATCGCGGCGTTGGCCGACCCGGCGCTGCTGCATTTGGCGCCCACATCGGGCGATATGGTTGTTGTGCTCGACTTGAGCGCGAGCATGAAAGCCAAAGGCAAAAGCGGCACGCGCTTCGATGCGGCACGCAAGGAATTTGCCGCGCTGGTCGATTCACTTTCAAGCGGCCGCAAGATGATGGTGATTGGCGCTGGCGCCGAGCCGCGCTTGATCGTGCCGTTTACTTCGGACACTCGTCGGCTGCGCGACATCGCTAAGAGCATCAACGCCACCGATGCGCCCGGGCGCGTCAAAGACGCCATACTGTTCGCCCATGCTTTTTTGAAGCGCGGCAGTCCCGATCAGGTCGTCGTGATCAGCGACGGTGCTTTCACCGGCGCCGAAGAATTCACTCGGCCGGCCGTGCACCTGCGCCTGATCAAAGTCGACGCGGGCAAACCCCAGCCGGCCAATGTCGGCATCGTCGGCTTCGAAGTGCGGCGCCATCCGGAGCAAGCGGCGGCGGAAATCATGGTTCATCTGCGCAATTATACGACCCAAACCGTGCGTGGGCCGCTGGCACTCAAGCTCGGCGACAAAGAGATTTTGCGTGAGACTGTAGAGATTGGCGCCGAGCAGCGGCGCGTGTTGATCTATCCGGCCAATGGATCACTTAGCGGCAATCTCACCGGCAGCCTGGTGGCGCGTTTGGAGATCGATGACGATTTCCCAACCGACAATCAAGCCTATTTGGCGTTGAACGACCGCGCGCCGCTGCGGCTTTTGTACGTTGGGCCGGGCAATCCGCTGCTGAGCAACCTGCTGCGCTTTTTTTCCCATGTGCAAGTGACGACGACACAGAGCTGGGAAGCCGCTCCCGAGAACTCGCACTACGATGTCATGATTTTCGATCGCGTGCCGGTGCCGCCGTCGGTTCAGGGCAATGTGATTCTGATCGATACGGTTCCTGCCCAGGGACCGATCCGGGCCAACGGTAAGATCGCCAACCCCGGCGCGCCGGTGCTAGCGGCCAAGCATCCCGTCGCCGAATCGCTGAGTCTCGGCGATTTGCATGTGCAAGAAATGTCGCGTCTCACCGTCGGTGGTGAAGCGACCGTGATAGCGCGCGCCGGAGGCAATCCTTTGCTGGTGGCGCTCGACCAAGGCAAGCTGCGCGCGCTGATTCTTGGTTTCGACCTGGCGGCGTCCGATCTGCCGCTCCGGATCGCTTTTCCGGTTTTGTTTCATAACGCTCTGGAATGGTTTCAACCGCAGCGCCGCGAGTTCCCCGCGGAAAGCACGCAGGCGGGCGCGCCGTTTGTGCTGCGCTTGCCGGCGGGCGACAGCGATGTCGAACTGCTTACGCCCGCCGGCAAAAAGGAACGGCTCAAGATTGCCGCGAGTCCGTTTGTTTTCGCCGATACTTTCGAAGCCGGCTTTTACGAGTACAAGAGTTCTGGGCGCACCGGCCGCTTGGCGGTGAATTTGCTCGATGAAAACGAATCGCAGATCGCCGCGCCGCCGCAGCTGCACCCGCAGCCGGGCGCCAGCCACGCCCAGAGCACCGCGCAAAACGAGACCGGCTGGCCGTTGTGGCCGAGTTTGCTGGTCGCGACCATCGTGCTGCTTTTTATAGAATGGATCCTCGCTTGGCGCACGCGCCTGCCGCTGTATCCGGCTTTGCTGCGCGCCGGCGCATTGGCGGCTTTGCTGATTGCGTGGATCAATCCAAAGCTATTTTCCTCGGTGGATGCGTTGGACGTGATCTTGAGTGTGGACCTGTCGCGCAGCGTCGGCCAGGAGGCGCGCGAAAAAGCCCTGGCGGTGCTCGAAAGCGTGAACCGCGAAAAGAATCCGCACACGCGCACCGGCCTGCTCGGTTTCGGCCGCGCGCCCGAATGGGAGTTTCTTCCCAAGCAGACCCCGCCGGCAAGTGATTTCGGCGCACCTTTGGACCGCGAAGAGACCGATCTGCAAGCGGCGCTGCAGGCAGCGGTGGCGCAGGTGGGCGAAGGCCGGCAGGGGCGAATCCTCTTGATTTCCGACGGCAACGAAAATCGTGGCGCGGCGTTGCGCGCTGCGCCGCTCTTGCGCGCCCAAGGAACGCAAATCTGGACGCTGCCCGCCAGCCTGGCGCGCGGCCGTAACGAAGTTTATCTCAGCGATTTCACTCTGCCGCAGCAGGTCGACAGCGCCGAGGGCTTTGCCGTCGAAGGTAAAATCGAGAGCGGCCGCGCCGCGCCGGCGCGGGTCCGTTTGCTGCGCGATGGCAAGCTCGTGCATGAAAAAGAAATCGAGCTCAAGCCGGGCAATAACACTGTCAGTTTTCGCGAGAGCTTAACGCAGCGCGGCAACCATTCCTACGAGCTGACGGTGGAGTCGGCCGACGACACGCTGGCGGAGAACAATCTTTTGCAAGGGGTTGTCGAAGTTAAAGGGCCGCCGCGCGTCTTACTCGTGTCCTCAGAGAAAGAGAGTCAAGGCGTGCTCGCGCGGGTTTTGCGCGTGCAGGGCTATGCCGTGGTCGAGTCGACGCCGGCGACGGCGCGCTTGACCTTGGCCGAATTGGCGGCATTCGACCTCTTGGTGCTCGACAATGTGCCGGCTTTTCAATTGACCCACGCCAAGCTGGAGAACGTCGAAAAATATGTGCGCGACCTGGGGGGTGGACTGCTGGTGGTCGGCGGCTCACAGAGCTACGGCGCCGGCGGTTACTATCGAACACCGCTGGAGCGCATTCTCCCCGTGGACATGCGGCCGCCGGCGCGGCTCGATCTGCCCCACGTCGCCTTGCTGTTCGTCTTAGACAAATCCGGCAGCATGGGCGCCGGGCCCGAAGGCGGCACCAAGCTCGATCTCGCCAAGGCCGCGGCGCTGGCGGCAGCCGATATCATGAGCCCGACGGATCAGGTCGGCATTTTAGCTTTCGACGCCAAGTGGGACTGGGCGCTGCCGTTTCGCCAAGTCGGCAAAGGCGAGTGGATCACGGAAAAACTTGCCGGCGTGCAGTCCGATGGCGGCACCGACATGTATAAAGCCATGGTCGAAGCCGCGCGCGTGATGGCGACCAAACAGGCGGCGATCAAACATGTCATCGCGCTCTCCGATGGGCTCACCGACAAGGCCGATTTCAATGCGCTGATCGCCAAGATGGCGCGCGACGGTGTCACGGTATCGACGGTCTCGGTGGGCAACGACGCCGATGTGGCGCTGATGGCGGAAATCGCCAAGCTCGGCAAGGGGCGCGGCTACGTGGCGCTCGATCCGCAGACGGTGCCGCAGATTTTTACCACGGAGACGCTACTGATCTCGCGCGATCTGCTGATCGAAAAGAGCGTCGCACCGACGGTGGTCGCTGGGGACGGGCCGCTGAAAGGGATTGCGCCGAATAGTATCCCGCCGCTGCGCGGCTATGTGCTGACCTATCCGAAGAACCGCGCCGAGTTATTAATGAAGGCCGACAAAGACCCGCTGCTGGCTTCGTGGCGCTACGGCCTGGGTCGCGTGACGGCGTTTACTTCGGACTTGAGCGGCCGTTGGGGCAAAGAGTGGGTGAGTTGGCCGGCGTTGCCGCAATGGGCGAGCCAGCTTAGCCGCGATGCCATGCGTAAACTGCTCGACACGAGAATGCGCACGGAGTTTCACCCCGATGGCGAAGCGGTCAAAGTCGTGACCGATCTAGTTACCAAGGACGGCAAATTCTTGAACCAGCTCAACTTGAAAGCGAGCATCGCGTCGCCCAACCGCGCAACCCAAGAGCAGCGGTTGCAGCAAAGCGCGCCCGGCCGCTACGAAGGCAAGTTCACGCCGGCGCAGCGCGGCGTTCATTTTTTGACGCTTTACGCCGAAGGACAGGCCGGCGCCGCGCCGCTGCAAGTCGCCACCGTGCCTTACATCGCGCCTTATCCCCGGGAGTACCGCGAGCTCAAGCCGAACCTTTCGCTGCTTAGCCGCCTGGCCGAAGAGACCGGCGGCGAGCTGCTCGACGCGGAGAAGTATGAGGCTGGTTTGCAGCGGCTCTACACACCGACGCCCGGCAAAGGCACGCAGGGGCAAGCCACCTGGTGGCCATTGGCAGCGTTGGGGTTGGGGTTGTTTCTGGTGGATTTGATCCTGCGGAGCTTGCCTGCGCGGCCGATGCGAGCTTGA